TTCATTGCCCTGTGCATGACGTGGTCGAGGGCTACCCTGGAGACATGCCCGACCTGCCGCCGCCCGTAGACCTCGATCTGCGGCTGGTGCACAGCTTCACGGTCATCGCCGAACACCGGCATTTCGGCCGTGCCGCCGAAGCCCTGCACATCACCCAGCCGTCGCTGACCCGGCAGATCCACCGTCTGGAACAGCAACTCGGCGCCCGGCTACTGGACCGCACTCCGCGAGGCAGCCGCCTCACCGAGGCGGGCCAGGTGTTCCTGCCACAGGCCAAAGCGTTGCTGCGCGCCGCGGCTGGGGCCATCGCACGCGCCAAGGCCGCGGCCCAGCCCAGCCGCATCACCGTCGGCTACACCACCGGCCTGATCGTCACACCCGCCGTACGCGAGATGCGCCACCGCCATCCCGACGCCGATGTGCAGGCCCAGCACGTGGCCTTCCACGACGTCCGGGCCGCGCTGCTGGAACACCGGGTGGACGCGGTGGTCAGCCGGTTGCCGTTCCCCACCGATCAGTTACACGTCACGGTTCTCTACGACGAACCGCGCGTCGTGGTCGTGCCGCTGGACCACAGGTTGGCAGGCAAGGAATACGTCACCCTCGACGACATCGCCGACGAACCCCTGCCCCGACTGCGTGAGTCCGATCCGGCGTGGAGCGCCTACTGGCGCATCGATCCCCGCCCCAACGGCCGCCCCGCGCCCGACGGTCCCCTCATCGACGCCATCGAGGACAAGTTCGAACTCGTCGCCGCCGGGCAGGCCGTGGCCATCTTCGTCGGCCACAACATCCAGGCCCTGCGTCCCGACCTCACCTCGATTCCGCTCGACGGCGTCGATCCGGCCCAGGTCGTACTGGCCACTCGCGCCGACGACCACAGTCGCCTGGTCGCCGCGTTCCGTAAGTACGCCCGGACCCACCTCAGCAGACCGGACTCAGCCGACCCCACCCGGTCGTGACGCGTGTTCCTGGGGTCGTTCGGGGAAGCCGTCGGCCGCGCCATCGCCATCGAAGAAGGCATCAGCGCCTTGGTCATCTCCTAGGCCGGCCGCCACCCGTACTTCGAAGACGTCAGCCGCGTCGACCAGGAACTGCTCACCACCATCGACCACATGACCGCTCACCTGGAGGTCAGCGTGGTGCGCACGGCCGACTGGGAGAGAGCCATCATGACGGGCTACGCGGTCTGGCGACAGCTGCACAAGCACGGCGGCGGCCGCCTCGAACTCGACCTGATCACGCAGACGCTGGCCTTGTCCAGCCCTGATTCGCTCTGTCCGGCCGGCTCAACGACCAGCCACGGGTGAGTGTCAGGCCCACTCCAGGGCGAGGTGTCCGTGGGCGTGGTAGGAGCGGAAGAGAGCCAGCTTGGCCTCCCATGCTTCCTCCCCGGGCTCCCACACCATGCCTTCCTCGTCCAGGAGCTCGCGACGCCAGGTGTCGAGAAAAAAGTCGCGCGGGAACAGCCTCACTCGTAGGGCTGCGCAATTCCTGTACGTCCTCGCGTATCGACGACGGCGCCTTCAGGCTGAAGAGACCGGACCAGGTGACTGTTGATTCGCGGTTCGCAGGAGTGCGCCGGTTGATTGGCGCAGCTCTGCTACGTCGTCCCGTTCCTCTTACTTACTCAGGTTGAACTTGCAGAGTCCGGCGGTCTGATCGCGTCGTCGCGTCCGCGCACCCGCACCACCGGCCGGGCTCCGCGCGGTGCCCAGGTGTGTCCCTTCGGCGGCCTCAGCCCCTGGCCTGCCTCGTCCTCGAAGCAGATGTGGGCGCGCAGGTCCGCCGCGCTCCCTTTACCTGCGGCCACACCTCGGCCTTCCATACCTCGATCGCCTCGTCGTCGCGTTCGATCCTCCCGCTCCCGCCGCCAACCTCGCACCGACCGCGATGCCACCCGAAGCTCCCTCGCGACGGCCTCGGTCCTCTCACCACGAGCGAACCACTCGGCCGCCTCGAGACGCACCCGCTCCCGCTTTTCCTGCTCCTTGGGCGTCAGCCCGCCACCATGCGCATACCGCATGACGACGTCGTACCGCAACGATCAAGAACCGTCGCGGGCCGCCGGACTCTGCGAGTTCAACCTGAGTAATACGGCAGCGACACTTCGTGACTGGGTGTGGGCGATCTCGTTGGCCGCTCGACGACGGAGCCAGCATGCTCAGCGCTGCACGCCATGCCGAAGATCTGGGCTTCGCTCACATTGCGATGGGCAACGGGCTCCTGGACAGCGGTTTCGGCCTCGATACGGATTCAGTCGTGGT
This genomic interval from Streptomyces asiaticus contains the following:
- a CDS encoding LysR family transcriptional regulator; the protein is MPDLPPPVDLDLRLVHSFTVIAEHRHFGRAAEALHITQPSLTRQIHRLEQQLGARLLDRTPRGSRLTEAGQVFLPQAKALLRAAAGAIARAKAAAQPSRITVGYTTGLIVTPAVREMRHRHPDADVQAQHVAFHDVRAALLEHRVDAVVSRLPFPTDQLHVTVLYDEPRVVVVPLDHRLAGKEYVTLDDIADEPLPRLRESDPAWSAYWRIDPRPNGRPAPDGPLIDAIEDKFELVAAGQAVAIFVGHNIQALRPDLTSIPLDGVDPAQVVLATRADDHSRLVAAFRKYARTHLSRPDSADPTRS